A single Lolium perenne isolate Kyuss_39 chromosome 6, Kyuss_2.0, whole genome shotgun sequence DNA region contains:
- the LOC127309884 gene encoding uncharacterized protein yields the protein MRRLASLLGCREAEIATSSSSEEREIPEDELILSQAILPKRTSKQAARSAYQLKPRGKGPNRYTPEDYVSRGKKVVTEEDEGPRRRSDMSRMRNDEPFSSEEEEDEEEEEEEQEQEQQEQQQEQQQEQPRQRTKRMAVRKQPARTARRGRY from the exons atgcggcggttagccagcttgctaggttgccgggaagccgaaatcgctacatcttcctcttcagaagagcgggag attcctgaggacgagctaattctgagtcaagccatacttccaaagcgtacctccaagcaagccgcacggtcagcttaccagttgaagccaaggggcaagggtccaaaccggtacactccggaagattatgtcagccgaggaaagaaggttgtcactgaggaggatgaggggccgcGGCGGAGATCAgatatgtcgaggatgaggaacgacgagccgttctcttcagaggaggaggaggatgaggaggaggaggaggaggagcaggagcaggagcagcaggagcagcagcaggagcagcagcaggagcagccacggcagcggacgaagaggatggccgtccggaagcagcccgcgaggacggcacgtcgaggacgcTACTAG